From a region of the Mercurialis annua linkage group LG1-X, ddMerAnnu1.2, whole genome shotgun sequence genome:
- the LOC126668125 gene encoding probable trehalose-phosphate phosphatase C — MTNQNVVSADDKPRVDIRIRVLLPKSLFPPTDHMMNPHPSPNSPKLSRKPLILPEPKPNSWIDSMRDSSPTRVKSTLTEAEEKNSWIVSHPSALNMFEEIVNASKGKQIVMFLDYDGTLSPIVEDPDRAFMTNEMRDAVRDSARYFPTAIVTGRCRDKVYSFVKLAGLYYAGSHGMDIKGPSPRTRKYKKNNQSVLFQPASQFLPMIDEVYKVLIEKTKCIPGAAVENNKFCLSVHFRRVDEKMWASLIEEVRSVMNDYPKLKLTQGRKVLEIRPTIKWDKGKALEFLLESLGYANSNDVLPVYIGDDRTDEDAFKVLRDRGQGFGILVSKFPRETNASYSLQEPAEVKDFLRRLVEWKKNSLRGEAM; from the exons ATGACAAACCAGAATGTGGTATCTGCCGACGACAAACCACGTGTCGACATAAGAATCAGAGTTCTCTTACCCAAATCTCTGTTCCCACCAACTGATCATATGATGAATCCGCACCCATCCCCTAATTCTCCTAAACTTTCAAGAAAGCCCCTCATATTACCAGAGCCTAAACCTAATTCTTGGATTGATTCCATGAGAGATTCTTCGCCCACCCGTGTTAAATCCACTTTAACTGAAGCAGAGGAGAAAAATTCTTGGATT GTTAGTCATCCATCAGCTTTGAACATGTTTGAGGAAATAGTGAATGCATCAAAAGGAAAACAGATTGTTATGTTTCTTGATTATGACGGTACACTTTCTCCCATTGTTGAAGACCCTGATCGAGCATTCATGACTAATGAA ATGAGAGACGCGGTTAGAGACTCTGCTAGGTATTTTCCTACTGCAATAGTTACTGGAAGGTGTAGAGACAAG GTCTACAGTTTTGTGAAATTAGCAGGGCTTTACTATGCTGGTAGCCATGGCATGGACATAAAGGGGCCATCACCTAGAACTCGCAAATACAAAAAG AACAACCAGTCTGTACTATTTCAACCTGCCAGTCAATTTTTGCCTATGATTGATGAG gtgTACAAAGTTCTGATAGAGAAAACAAAATGTATCCCTGGAGCTGCAGtggaaaataacaaattttgttTATCCGTGCATTTCAGACGTGTTGACGAAAAG ATGTGGGCTTCATTAATTGAAGAAGTAAGATCTGTAATGAACGATTATCCAAAGCTTAAACTAACTCAAGGGAGGAAG GTTTTAGAGATCCGACCAACTATTAAATGGGACAAGGGCAAAGCTCTTGAATTCTTGTTAGAATCACTTG gaTATGCCAACTCTAATGATGTTTTACCTGTCTATATTGGGGACGATCGCACCGACGAGGATGCATTCAAG GTTTTACGCGACAGGGGACAAGGGTTTGGGATTTTAGTGTCTAAATTTCCAAGGGAAACAAATGCCTCTTATTCTTTGCAAGAGCCAGCTGAG GTTAAAGACTTCTTGCGGCGTTTGGTAGAGTGGAAGAAAAATAGTTTGCGAGGAGAAGCAATGTAG